In Setaria viridis chromosome 5, Setaria_viridis_v4.0, whole genome shotgun sequence, the genomic stretch TGGAGCCTGCGCGTCCAGCCACTCGAGGTAGCCCTCGTCCTGCTTGAACAggtcgttgccgccgccgctcttggcaccggccgccgccgtcgcgccgtcgaggaagcagagcacGGGGCCGACGGGGACGATGTCGACGCCGTGCTCCCGCAGCGACGCCACCGCCTCGGGCTCCATGGCGTCGAACGTGTTGGCGAGCACGCTGGGGCTGTCCTCGCGGCCGAGCATGTCGACGAGCTCGCGGAACATGTCGGCGACGAACGCGTACGGGTCGTTCTCGGAGGTGGCGGTGATGAACGACGGCAGGTCGCGGATGCGGAGCGGCGGGAGGCCCGGGAGGCTGACGGCGGCCGAGGGgtcgccgcccgcggcggcgatggccttGTCGACGCCGTCGGTGCCGCGGAAGAAGTGGAGGTAGGCGGCGAGCACGGTGGCCGGCTGGATCCAGTAGAGCGCGGCGGGGACGCCGTGGCCGCGCGCGACGTTGGCGACCCACGACAGGAGGAGCGTGTAGACGACGAGCGTGACGGGGCGGCCCGCATCGCGGAGGCGGGCGATGACGGCGGAGAGCGTGCGGGAGCCCACGAGCTTGACCTGGGACAGGTAGTGCGTGTGGTCGTGCACGGCGCGGTCGAAGCCGGCGTCGTAGCCGTCGGAGTAGGGCACGTGCCACACCCCCGCGGCGTCGCGgtggccctccgccgccgcgtcgtcgtcctcgcccgGGAACATCTTGCGGAACGCGGACACGGCCGTGGAAACGGTGACCCGCGCCCCCGTGGCGCGCAGCAGGCGGCGCGCGAGGTGGCGCACCGGGTTGATGTGACCCTGCGCCGGGTAGGTCACCACCAGGAAGTgcggctccgcctccgccgcagccCGGAGCTCCTCCACCATGGCCGGCATTGTTCGCAGCGCAGATGCGAGTCAAGGAACGCACACGACAAGCTGTTGCTGGAGCTGGAAGCTAGCGAGCGATGCTGATAGGCTGCTGGCTGTGGCAAACGAGAGTGAACGAGAGCTATGGCCTATGAGTGTTGTGTTCGTGGAGAGAAGTGGTCCATTTATACGTGGGGAGGGGACGCCGGTGACGCAAGCGGTGAGGGGAGCAGCGCCGGACCCACCGCAGGGCCGTGTGGTCAGCAGTAAACGCGGCCGGCCGTCGTCGGCACAGCCTTGCTGGCATAGTGGCATGTGTGGCGCCCGCCTGCCTGGCGCAAGATGCCGAGACATCCGTTGCTACAGCGCCAGACCAAGCGCAAACGGTTGGGTTGGATCCCGGAGCCGGCCACGGACCACCTGCAAAGTACGCGCCGTCTCGGGAGGGCTGAGCTGTCGATAGACGATAGCCCTGTGGCGATGAAGCCTGCAGACCTGCAGTAGCGTAACGTCCTGGCCCTGAGAGAGAGCTGGTTACGGGGCACCGGGGGAAAGTGTTTGTGTTGGCCTTTGCCTTTCTGTTTTGTCttagatgcatgcatgcagctgaGGGTTCTGAGACTCTAACTGTTCTTGTGTTGTATTAAACACATCAAATTCTTTCGTAGATGAATGGAGGATACGAGTACCATTACTGATACGTATGTCCAAATTTAGCATATTTGCCATTACAAAGGTTACTTTTGGAGAcgccactaccggaaacaggaagtttgctgagtgccccaggcactcggtgaaggccaaaaacactcgggaaagagtttgccgagtgtaacactcgacgAACTGGACTCAGCGaactttccctcggcaaacagtggatttgtcgagtgtcaaacatcgggcactcggcaaacgctttgccgagtgtcaaaaaacactcggcaaaacaaaacactcggcaaaaatgcGTTGACGGACTGTCACGGTAACGatgcttttgccgagtgccagacggaagaacactcggcaaaggttgacgttttgccgagtgcctccgtcccgacactcggcgaagagtcTAAATGTTGCCGAGTGCTGTTTCACAAACACTCCATGAAAATTCaaaatgttgccgagtgtcgtgccCATGACAGTCGGCGAACTTTTAGTGTTTACCGAGTGTCGACTTCGTTGCACTTGGCAAAGAAGATGCTTCCGCCAGCTTTTTATggcgcctttgccgagtgttgtgtcgatacactcagcaaagtagTCACAGATTAACAGAAACTGgccttaacactcggcaaagtgtcctcCCGCCTCCTGTTAAACAGATTCGTTAcatataaaggacccctctcaaaaaacaaccacagaagcatcacaggcatatagattgcatcacaagcatcacaagcacacaaataacattcagaAGTACATATATATGTTctagtctaaacaagtaattcacaaATTTGCTTAACACAATAGCCGTTcaaacaagtcactgaggaggatgtgTAGGTAGCCACTGCCCCCAAGATGATTCTGCATTGGATGCCgctgattgattctgcacaaaagttaaagagattgcattagtcacttttctagtgtCAGTTTctagtgcctgtagtttctagtttaattctAGATTGATTGTGAGGTTGAGAgcgactcacaggagtagctgcaggaggtggaggtagcgggaataggttcggtggcataggtggtggagtttgacctaaactctgaaaaacactctgcatgtCAACATCGACTCCGTCCTCTACCTTTCTAtctgccgatccgcctcgatcctcgcctctatgTCCTCCCGTTGCTTCCGTTctacttccacctgggcctacaatatttcatcccaatgtcttattgcaaagcaaaaggtacgtaaaaatcaacgaaagatgaaacaaacagaaataacctgcaaagcctgcatctgtaactgtgcagtggtcggccgtgcccgtatcgcggggctagagtccgtgctccttgctcggatctgggagagattgggagtactggcagtgtcgatcatGCTATCTACAATCCAATACcagccatgcttcttgcctccttccaccctcatcacaatttctgcatcaatatcctgagagctcggatcaaactctggcccatgaacctcccttgccattgATGTGTACTCGGTGATGTGACTGTGGATGCTtggatggctgtacgcctcgggcaggtcctccgggttgaagtcaATGTCGGtggtcgccttgccctttttggacataacccatgccttgaaccgggagcactcctggccatcatgtgatgacgtttgcggcaaaaatgcaaaaggatTAGAAAGTATGCAATATTGAAtgtgagaataaagaaatgaattcgcgtacctatttttccttgtattcatcaaggctcaggtTGCCTTGATagtgtgatgcatatggcatctgcagacgccgctcttggcaagcaaggtggttctccaaccacccgggctgcaaccacacctCCACCATTTGTTCGCAGCACCGGGTATAGgctcggcaccaccacggaggcacctacatcatcaagtgtgtgacatataacaaaagaaattaagcgtaattaatctcagaaatagtaaatattaactttctgtacgtaccgccatgaattcttccttggtcaggttcattgtccttgcctcttcttttttaaccttcatccttctgaattcagcatagaagtcaatgatggcctgaacccgtgcctcgtagtgcatgccctTACGAGCTTCTTGGTGGCTTGTTCAGCGACGGAGGCCGCTctagcctcgaatccctcctggcatctataaaaGTTCTGCGTATAGACACGTtgcatacaattattatttcaagaatgtccagCGAAGTTGATGTATTAACCAATGTAGTGCTgcgaatacttacccacagctcggccttcacccgctccgccttgttcGCGAATGtcctgtggtcacgatcaccgacgtTGGCGGCgacgacgtagtggtcccacgtgtaggccggctcctcctgtctGGCAAAGACCACTAGACCAGGGAAGTctagcctacacaaaagaccaaggatgccgttgaccttgcggttgtggctACCCCCattgagcttaatccaactcctgcacaagtgattaatataaattattagtttctattgtaattttcaacatatcaaaagtactgagaatatgtaaaggaacttactttgccccagtGGGTTGAATCAGTGGGTGTCTATGAAGAGGGATCGGTCGCCTTGGGAGGGAcaagggacctcgcaaccagatcttggactgcgaatcccctgcctcctccccttcctccctctcctgctccttcTCCTACTCCTGCTCCTACTCCTGCTCATGCTCCTCCTGTACCTCCGCCTCATCACTAGAGGCGTGCGCGGAAggtatctcctcctcctcagatgACCGGGGCGAAGGTACAGGCGACGGGGGtctcacccctttaccctttcctcgacccctgcctcgaCCCCAGCCTCTACCCAGGACCTGTGCCTCCTCCATTTCCTCAACTAGTGCGACACCCCTGCCTCGACACTTCCCTCGACCCCTCGATGCGTCTAACCTTGTACCTGACCCTAAAGCTACAGCTTTGAATTTTTCGTAAAGCGTTGCGATCTTCCTCGTACCacccaccattgttcaatcacctgcaattacaaagagtaaaccaatcagcacagataaacaaaacatacttaggaagatatgcaaaataaactaaacatacttaaaaaataacatggtatgacaaataataaataaattagtacggtccatacatgtattagaaataatcgtcatgatcgggattagctggatcataagtctcatcatcactgtcaCGCGTGTCAATAAAATCATTCCCATGCTCTgaaggaggaatgtcgtcatcaatGTCCTACCCTAACTGTAAtcgctgaagtaattctaactccttcatattatgaacctcATCTCCAGCGTCATCATCAacaaccctttcattgtctacttccattccgaaagCTTCAGTTAATTCAATCTCAAaaatcccttcgagcccatcttcttgaaaaaaatctccatcatatgtgttggggtcaatgttgtaatcttcaatgtttggtacaggtagtttaccgtgtggcgataccttgtacacaacatcccaacccttaagacggtcgTCGGTTTGGTatgggtatgacaaataataaacttgcgtggcctgttgagccacaatatagacatcgtctccttgtAAGATCGTTTACTAGTAAGATCTTGGGTTTGGCCCtgcaactcgacattcatagacgcatcggtttggccctgcaagttgaagtagggtggttcgttatattattcgcatgtaCGAGCAACTTGTAATATCAAACTAACTACGAGCTAAATTGGACTGCACGttatgtttgaaccaagaaatgaaatcgggcattccattttcCGCACCCTCTCTGAGAAGAGTCTCTGCTTcgtgcggggtaggttcccttgaattaCGCCAGAAGTGACGATGGAATTCCCTGTACCAATGAGAAACATGCGAGTTGGAAGTAGAATAGTGACTAATTGAGAacaaacaagtttgttgagaacttacagtatgtacggctccacctcagataggttggtcaatacatacagcatgatagtgcgCCAGTCTTCATGTTTCAAGTTCTTTTGTgccgcaccacttgcacttccgagttgtcCTCGGGAAAGGCTAAGGCTCGATTCAGCTTCGCTGTCATTGTAATGAgggggtggattatgcacgctaggaaggttgtcagcatagtattttgttgtgaagtttgacacctcctccagaatgtatgcctctgcaatggatgcttcaattttgcatttatttttacatttcgttcgaagaaccttttgacatctctcaattgaatagcaccaacggccCTACACAGGCCCcaccattcgtgcttcatatgGGAGGTGCAGAATTATATGCTGCATCGTATTGAAAAAGCCAGGAGGAAAGaacttctccaacttacagagcaacacatgtgccattctttccatttctgcaaccacggtccgAGATAACTCCTTGGCACAAAGCTGgcagaagaaattgctcaactccgctagcacctgccagacaTGCTGAGggtaatcatgacttttgagcccgttgatttgcatagtagctaagttcactcccctcttcagattcgctgcatacccatcagggaacattaacgtttggaaccattctaatacctccctcctttgggccctcgtcaggatGAAATCAaccttaggctttctccacgacttgccagctctgggaggcgccatgtctagctttggtctgttgcataaccttgcttgatccactctagccttaacgttatcttttctcttgtcaggaatgtccatgattgtaccaaaaattgtcTTGGCGATATTCTTTTTCAGTGTGCgtaacatcaatgttatgtgggagaagaaggtcatcaaaatagggaggttccacaagcacgacttctgagtccaagcatgttgctcgccatatcccacaaaaccaccttcatgattattgatctcaagagcgtctaactgagcacgaactgcaGCTAAGGTCATCATCTGTGGTGCAGGGTTGTTAATTATGACatcttttgtaaagtttttAATGTCTCAtctgaaaggatggtcaggagggagtaATTGTTGATGTTTGTCGAACAAAGAATACTTGTcacccttcgtcaaccaaatgaacttcaaagaagcCTCTCATACTAGGCAtaggaacttcccgtgaacacaccagccacagaaaataccatatgccggcaagtcatgcaggaagtactggtaccaaacatgcatcttgaagtttgtccttgtagctcggtcgtatgtccatacccctttcTCCCATGCacagaccaaatcatcaatcagaggctccatgtacacactcatattattccctgggtgttttggaattatcaacgataaaAATATGGTCTATCGTTGAAAGAGGACaccaagggggagattgagggggataacgaacataGGCCAACATGTGTACGGGacagccgccattccataaggattgaatccatctgttgccagcgcaacacgtacattacgagcctctagagctttctcatgataaatcgtatcaaactttgtccaggcttcaccatcggatgggtgtaccagcttctcagtattgtatcgacgtccgtttttgtgccatgtcatctgtttcgcggattcttcactcatgtaaagccgttggatcctcagTATGAAGGGAAGGTACTGTAGGATCTTCACAGGGATTGCAAGCTGCTTCCTCTGACCGTCATCAGAGTCTACCTCAaggaacctagacgattcgcacttcacacagtactttgcttctgcatactctttcctaaataataTGCATCTCTTCGAGCAAGCATGTATCtactcgtatggcatcttaagtgcagaaggagtttttgtgcctcatacatggtgtttggcaagatgtgaccctccgggagcaggctcccaaaaactgtcaacataatatcgaaggTGTCTTGACTCAAGCTaactgggacttcacggccattagatgtgcaatggcatccagttgagaaaccttggtatgcccgtgaaggggttgctgtgccgcagacaacatgtcgtaatatGCCTTTGcagtagcctctggctcctcctccctacgtgcttcatgatagtcatctaacatgtctcccaccctggcatcatcatcatattcctcgatgcaTTGTCTGACGACCTCGTCTCTCCCACGATCGACTTCACCATGCTAGATCCACCTGGTATAGTCTaacgtaaatccgtgcctaacaagatgtttacccatgtcTAGCAAGGTTTGCCGatgcatgtttccacatttgctacatggacaccaagtatctcttgctcctttgatccttgcaaatgcccgttccaagaaagcatcggtcttgttaatccattcatcggtcaatgaATTCTCACTAGAGcagcccgtgtacatccactgacgatcctccatcctctagcatatcagcgagtaatataaaaaatcacgttgcatctacacgttgctatactgtctattaggtgaagataggtcctaatcccacccggggatgtgtaggtgggtttagtttccatggtctactccgacccgagatagaatttcgacagcacctccccgctgttctccaaatacacgtcctggaatggagattgtgtatccggagaacaatagGGAGGTGCTACCGAAACTCTATCTCAAGTCGAAGTAGACCATGggaactaaacccacctacacatcctcgggctgtccaaaaaacgtggacaattcgaaatagatacggttataaatatgcaaacatctacatatttccaaccgtatctctttcgaacgggagacgcctaactacgttacgtgatatacgaacatcatccggaaagagaggtgtaggatgcctcaccttgctatcctacaaagtgacgactcgaggacggtaacgtagcctctcttGCAAAAAAAGAATATACAACTGTCAAGTTAAATTTttgacagcacctcccctgcacgtggaggtttccataacttgcatcaaataaaacggcacgatggccgacaaccacatctaTAGCAGCggaatggcacgatggccgactttCACATACAGTTCTTATATCTTAGATTGCCAagtcaaacatcattttctaatttctaaaacaaaagccctaccacctctctatcttatccttccctaattactaattaattttgtaatttctaatttctatttcATCCTACCACCTTTGtacccttttctaatttctaattccaATTTTGTAACTTGAAGAATAAAGATTGATTACCGGGAGGGGTGAGGGATGCCAGCCTAGAGAGGCGAGGGGacggttggcggcggcgggcgcaccGGGTGCAggggcgccgggccgggggTGCCAGGGATGGGAGCGCCGGTGGCAGGGCCACCGGGGCGGTgcgcggggcgccgggggcggcgggcacGGTGGGCCACCGGAGGAAGAGGGCGGCGGGTGGCAGGCGGGGGtgccggcgggcggggcgccAGGCAGGCGGGggtggccggcggaggcgacAGAGGGCGTCGGCGGCAGCGGAAATGATGAGATTCGTTTTGGTGCCTGAGTGTTCGAGTCAGAAGGCCGCGGGAGTTAAGTCAGGTGGTTTGACGAGTGCCCGCAATCTAGCACTCAACAAAGTcagaaggtttgccgagtgccagattgcgggcactcggcaaagcgaagttttattttttttttaaaaaaatttcaatcGGAACACGTGCCTGCCAGCGGGCCCGTGTacatactttgccgagtgtgtagcgaaaacactcggcaaaatattaCCTTTATCGAGTGTTTTCCCTAGACACTCGCAAAGTACACTTATATTTCTTGTACACTTCTTCAATAACGTGTTTTACTAacctttttctaatatacttgggAAAAACcatgtcaaattcactcaacaatggttatatgatttttctactgaTATTACCCCATTATTCCATgcaattatagctcaaattgaatttatatctattaaaaatctataattgcatgtaatcaataaaaaatatcaaacggatccaaaaaaattccaaaatttgacatgaaccaatatatgttgtatgttgcctatacaaaaaactttgaagtcaaaccccaaatcaagtgtcacttggactccaaatcttatcggATCCTTTCTAACTCCTACGAATCGTTTCGGGAGATGAGTCGGtttgtaagcatcatatgtcagaaattggccaaaaccttctcaattttttaccacagcctcgacatataatatcatgatatcttgacaaatcttgtgatttttagacttcgtttgcttttttttagaatttgacAACCATTCAACCACAAGTTCGTGTtcgtgttttctaaaaaaatgttcaaaatttcttttcatttcctggttgagacctcaatccggatTCAATAagatgaatatgattttttcactgattttaatccattatttcaatcacttgcagttaaaatttgacttaaataaaCAAATTTCTATTAATGCTatcaattcattaaaaatagcaaacagaccaaaaaatagaccaacttttaagATGGATTACcaaatgttgtatgtggggagtagaaaaagtgtggagggcagAGGTGGGAAAAAAAGCTTTGCCTTTGTCGAGTGCCTacacaaacactcggcaaactttgccgagtgtctatgGAAAACGCTCGGCGAACTtcttagtttgccgagtgtttggacggagcactcggcaacctactctttgccgagtgtccgcgtcggacact encodes the following:
- the LOC117854760 gene encoding UDP-glycosyltransferase 75C1: MPAMVEELRAAAEAEPHFLVVTYPAQGHINPVRHLARRLLRATGARVTVSTAVSAFRKMFPGEDDDAAAEGHRDAAGVWHVPYSDGYDAGFDRAVHDHTHYLSQVKLVGSRTLSAVIARLRDAGRPVTLVVYTLLLSWVANVARGHGVPAALYWIQPATVLAAYLHFFRGTDGVDKAIAAAGGDPSAAVSLPGLPPLRIRDLPSFITATSENDPYAFVADMFRELVDMLGREDSPSVLANTFDAMEPEAVASLREHGVDIVPVGPVLCFLDGATAAAGAKSGGGNDLFKQDEGYLEWLDAQAPGSVVYISFGSLSMMSTRQIEEVARGMWESGRPFLWVLRADNRGGAADVDAASLGGERGMVVEWCDQVRVLLHPAVGCFVTHCGWNSTLESVACGVPAVGVPQWTDQGTNAWLLERLGTGVRAAVSDKDGVLEAGELRRCLDFAASEMVQAKAVLWREKARAAAAEGGSSERNLREFVGKQLTAGGN